The following are encoded in a window of Platichthys flesus chromosome 11, fPlaFle2.1, whole genome shotgun sequence genomic DNA:
- the rps19 gene encoding 40S ribosomal protein S19: MPGITVKDVNQQEFVRALAAFLKKSGKLKVPDWVDLVKLGKHKELAPSDENWFYIRTASTVRHLYLRGGAGVGSMTKIYGGRKRNGVCPSHYSVGSKNVARKVLQALELLKMVEKDPNGGRRLTSQGTRDLDRIAGQVSTASKTAAKIVSAQ, encoded by the exons ATGCCGGGGATCACAGTGAAAGACGTCAACCAGCAGGAATTTGTCCGAGCCCTGGCGGCTTTCCTGAAGAA GTCAGGAAAGCTGAAGGTGCCTGACTGGGTGGACCTCGTCAAGCTGGGCAAGCACAAGGAGCTGGCTCCCAGTGATGAGAACTGGTTCTACATCAGAACCG caTCCACAGTCCGCCATCTGTACCTCCGTGGAGGGGCTGGTGTTGGCTCCATGACCAAGATCTATGGAGGTCGCAAGAGGAACGGTGTGTGTCCTTCCCACTACAGTGTAGGATCTAAGAACGTGGCTCGCAAGGTGCTGCAGGCCCTGGAGCTGCTCAAGATGGTCGAGAAGGATCCCAACGG TGGTCGCAGACTAACCTCCCAGGGAACCCGAGACCTGGACAGAATTGCCGGCCAG GTTTCAACTGCAAGCAAGACAGCTGCAAAAATTGTTTCAGCTCAATAA
- the LOC133965361 gene encoding adenosine receptor A1-like — MEFMWLYSLCQCIISVSAIVVSVRLCMALSGSGATADAQQGTQGAGPQPGSVSSCLRLCLGWVGAVGGAMEVPATVLLNLRTPQCLYTCITMVCFPLLVRQFTMFLLMLLTLDTHLQRHLADRYSKVVTRRRALCVVLLCWVGSVLSSFAQFIGSDIFDTRRRVGTGADTTGLELDGNWTNSLPNLTTSPPPKYNHHRKIIGKYLPYGGFLSKFYVEDMSNFTYAEIHSSHWGVCAPDTVLSPQFLVYVHGMMVFMLPVLCLLVIYLDLLCMRPSKNPFSHTDPPKYDSRQVRSLALSLSLLVLLCLPIHIIHALLLYTPSINLPAWAHAVALFLFQLYDLVPQILFTPPRRQAAEERATFPLSVPTAGGRLPAVAQSRRKSVRLALCEAVQAGPWFSAKLSLKAKVCPEV, encoded by the exons ATGGAATTCATGTGGCTCTACTCCCTGTGCCAGTGCATCATATCGGTATCCGCAATAGTGGTCAGTGTGAGGTTGTGCATGGCGCTCAGCGGTAGCGGTGCCACGGCCGATGCCCAACAGGGAACCCAGGGTGCCGGGCCTCAACCCGGGAGCGTCTCGAGCTGTCTTCGACTGTGCCTGGGCTGGGTGGGGGCTGTAGGGGGCGCAATGGAAGTACCTGCTACCGTCCTGCTCAACCTGCGAACCCCCCAGTGTCTGTACACCTGCATCACCATGGTGTGTTTCCCCCTGCTGGTCAGGCAGTTCACCATGTTTCTGCTAATGCTGCTCACGCTGGACACCCACCTGCAGCGTCACTTggcagacag GTACTCCAAGGTGGTGACCCGTCGGCGAGCTTTGTGTGTGGTCCTGCTGTGCTGGGTGGGCTCTGTTCTGTCTTCCTTCGCCCAGTTCATCGGCTCGGACATCTTCGACACCCGGAGAAGGGTCGGCACTGGTGCGGACACAACTGGCCTCGAGCTGGATGGCAACTGGACGAACTCTTTACCCAATCTCACCACTTCCCCGCCCCCTAAGTACAACCACCACCGCAAGATCATCGGGAAGTACCTTCCATACGGGGGCTTCCTGTCCAAGTTTTATGTGGAGGACATGAGCAACTTCACCTACGCTGAGATTCACAGCAGCCACTGGGGAGTGTGTGCTCCCGACACTGTTCTCAGTCCTCAATTCCTGGTCTATGTTCATGGGATGATGGTGTTCATGCTGCCCGTGCTGTGCCTGCTGGTCATTTACCTTGATCTGCTGTGCATGAGGCCCAGTAAGAACCCTTTTAGTCATACAGACCCTCCAAAGTATGACTCCCGCCAGGTCCGCTCCCTGGCTCTGTCTCTTTCCCTTTTAGTTCTACTGTGCCTGCCCATCCACATTATCCATGCCCTCTTGCTTTACACCCCCAGCATCAATCTTCCTGCCTGGGCTCATGCAGTtgccctcttcctcttccagctgTACGACCTCGTGCCCCAGATCCTCTTCACTCCTCCGAGGAGACAAGCCGCGGAGGAACGAGccaccttccctctctctgttcccacTGCAGGTGGAAGGCTACCTGCAGTGGCTCAGTCCAGACGCAAATCTGTCCGCTTGGCCCTGTGCGAAGCGGTGCAGGCCGGTCCGTGGTTTTCAGCCAAACTCTCCCTGAAAGCCAAAGTGTGCCCAGAGGTCTGA